From Mycolicibacterium cosmeticum, a single genomic window includes:
- a CDS encoding ABC transporter substrate-binding protein: MRGRAITRTGAALAALTLVASACSSGSDHVIDYAVDGTLITYNTNTVAGAASGGPQAFARVLTGFTYRGPDGQIIGDRDYGSVAVVGRAPLVLDYEINANAVYSDGKPITCDDMVLAWAAQSGRNPGFDAASTAGYRDVATVDCAPGQKKARVTFAPDRGVLDYGQLFGATSLMPSHVIADQLGLGDGAVTTALQTGDAPLIDRIAQTWNTLWNLGPDIDRKRFPSSGPYQIESVTKDGAVVLTANDKWWGAKPLAQRVTVWPRGADIQDRVNRGEFDIVDIAAGSSGTLNLPAGYSRADSASAGIEQLIFSAQGPMAAPPARRALALCTPRDTIARNAGVQIANARLSPTADDALSAAESAGEAGQFAVANADAARAALNNQPLTVRIGYQSPNARLAATVGAIAQSCAAAGITVTDASGASVGPQSLRDNNIDVLIGSTGGAVGSGSTGSSALDAYDLRFGNGNNLSGYANGRIDGIIDALAVTADPKELSRLLGEAGPILWGDIPTLPLYRQQRTLLTSKRVSAVQSNPTRWGAGWNMDRWVLGG; encoded by the coding sequence GTGCGTGGGCGGGCGATCACCCGGACCGGTGCGGCGCTGGCCGCGCTGACGCTGGTGGCATCCGCATGCTCGAGCGGGTCCGATCACGTCATCGACTACGCCGTCGACGGCACGCTGATCACCTACAACACCAACACGGTGGCCGGTGCGGCCTCGGGAGGACCGCAGGCCTTCGCGCGTGTGCTCACCGGTTTCACCTACCGGGGGCCCGACGGGCAGATCATCGGCGACCGCGACTACGGCAGCGTCGCGGTGGTGGGCCGGGCGCCGCTGGTGCTGGACTACGAGATCAACGCCAACGCGGTGTACTCCGACGGCAAACCGATCACCTGCGATGACATGGTGCTGGCCTGGGCCGCACAGTCCGGGCGCAATCCCGGCTTCGACGCCGCCAGCACCGCGGGGTACCGCGACGTCGCCACGGTGGACTGTGCCCCGGGCCAGAAGAAGGCCAGGGTCACGTTCGCACCGGACCGCGGCGTCCTCGACTACGGTCAACTGTTCGGCGCCACGTCGTTGATGCCCTCGCATGTGATCGCCGATCAGCTCGGCCTCGGCGACGGTGCGGTCACCACCGCCCTGCAGACCGGGGACGCCCCGCTGATCGACCGGATAGCGCAGACCTGGAACACGCTGTGGAACCTCGGGCCCGATATCGACCGCAAGCGCTTCCCGTCGTCGGGTCCGTACCAGATCGAGTCGGTGACCAAGGACGGTGCGGTGGTGCTCACCGCCAACGACAAGTGGTGGGGTGCCAAACCGCTCGCGCAGCGGGTGACGGTGTGGCCCAGGGGTGCCGACATCCAGGACCGGGTCAACCGCGGGGAGTTCGACATCGTCGACATCGCCGCCGGGTCGTCGGGAACGCTGAACCTGCCCGCCGGGTACAGCCGCGCCGACAGCGCGTCGGCCGGGATCGAGCAGTTGATCTTCTCGGCGCAGGGACCGATGGCCGCCCCGCCGGCCCGGCGTGCGCTGGCGCTGTGCACCCCGCGCGACACCATCGCCCGCAATGCCGGGGTGCAGATTGCCAACGCCCGGCTCAGCCCGACCGCCGACGACGCGCTCTCGGCGGCCGAAAGCGCTGGGGAGGCAGGTCAATTCGCGGTGGCCAACGCCGACGCGGCCCGGGCCGCGCTGAACAACCAGCCGCTCACGGTGCGGATCGGCTACCAGAGCCCCAACGCCCGCCTGGCCGCGACGGTCGGCGCGATCGCGCAGTCCTGCGCGGCGGCCGGGATCACCGTCACCGACGCATCCGGCGCCTCGGTGGGCCCGCAGAGCTTGCGGGACAACAACATCGACGTGCTGATCGGTAGCACCGGTGGCGCCGTCGGCAGTGGATCCACCGGATCGTCGGCGCTGGACGCCTACGATCTGCGGTTCGGCAACGGCAACAATCTGTCCGGGTATGCCAACGGGCGTATCGACGGGATCATCGACGCACTGGCGGTGACCGCCGATCCCAAGGAGCTGAGCCGGCTGCTCGGCGAGGCCGGCCCGATCCTGTGGGGCGATATCCCGACCCTGCCGCTGTACCGTCAACAGCGCACGCTGCTCACGTCGAAGCGGGTGTCGGCGGTGCAGTCCAATCCGACCCGATGGGGCGCCGGCTGGAACATGGACCGCTGGGTCCTGGGAGGATGA
- a CDS encoding RelA/SpoT family protein, translated as MADEPVTGQTVAVPPQPGDTAALDTSKISASRRVRARLARRMTAQRSLVNPVLEPLVAVHREFHPKADLAILQRAYDVAEQRHASQMRKSGDPYITHPLAVANILAELGMDTTTLVAALLHDTVEDTGYSLEALTADFGSEVGHLVDGVTKLDKVALGTAAEGETIRKMIIAMARDPRVLVIKVADRLHNMRTMRFLPPEKQARKARETLEVIAPLAHRLGMATVKWELEDLSFAILHPKRYEEIVRLVADRAPSRDTYLAKVRAEIGAALSAMKISAKVEGRPKHYWSIYQKMIVKGRDFDDIHDLVGVRILCDDMRDCYAAVGVVHSLWQPMAGRFKDYIAQPRYGVYQSLHTTVVGPEGKPLEVQIRTNEMHDTAEFGIAAHWRYKEAKGRNGLPAGHTAAEIDEMAWMRQLLDWQREAADPGEFLESLRYDLAVQEIFVFTPKGDVVTLPTGSTPVDFAYAVHTEVGHRCIGARVNGRLVALERKLENGDQVEVFTSKATTAGPSRDWQTFVVSPRAKAKIRQWFAKERREEALEAGKDAIAREVRRGGLPLQRLLNAESMTALARELHYADVSALYTAVGEGHISARHVVQRLVAQLGGDDEAEDEIAERSTPATMPVRQRTSDDVGVSVPGAVGVLTKLAKCCTPVPGDSILGFVTRGGGVSVHRTDCTNAASLQQQSERIIEVHWAPSPSSVFLVAIQVEALDRHRLLSDVTRVLADEKVNILSASVTTSNDRVAISRFTFEMGDPKHLGHVLNVVRNVEGVYDVYRVTSAA; from the coding sequence ATGGCCGACGAACCCGTCACGGGGCAGACCGTCGCGGTCCCGCCACAGCCGGGGGACACCGCGGCGCTGGACACCTCCAAGATCAGTGCCTCACGCCGGGTGCGGGCCCGGCTGGCCCGCCGGATGACCGCGCAGCGCAGCCTGGTGAACCCGGTGCTGGAGCCGCTGGTCGCCGTGCACCGGGAGTTCCACCCGAAGGCCGACCTGGCAATCCTGCAGCGCGCCTACGATGTCGCCGAGCAGCGGCACGCCAGCCAGATGCGAAAGTCCGGCGACCCGTACATCACCCACCCGCTGGCCGTGGCGAACATCCTGGCCGAGCTCGGCATGGACACCACCACGCTGGTGGCCGCGCTGTTGCACGACACCGTGGAGGACACCGGCTACTCGCTGGAGGCGCTGACCGCCGACTTCGGCAGTGAGGTCGGCCATCTCGTCGACGGGGTGACCAAGCTGGACAAGGTGGCGCTGGGCACCGCCGCCGAGGGCGAGACCATCCGGAAGATGATCATCGCGATGGCCCGTGACCCGCGGGTGCTGGTGATCAAGGTCGCCGACCGGCTGCACAACATGCGCACGATGCGTTTCCTGCCGCCGGAGAAGCAGGCGCGCAAGGCCCGCGAGACGTTGGAAGTCATTGCCCCCCTTGCTCATCGACTGGGCATGGCCACGGTGAAATGGGAACTGGAGGATCTGTCGTTCGCGATCCTGCATCCCAAGCGCTACGAGGAGATCGTCCGGCTGGTGGCCGACCGGGCACCGTCGCGGGACACCTACCTGGCCAAGGTGCGGGCCGAGATCGGCGCGGCGCTGAGCGCGATGAAGATCAGCGCGAAGGTCGAGGGCCGGCCCAAGCACTACTGGTCGATCTACCAGAAGATGATCGTCAAGGGCCGCGACTTCGACGATATCCACGACCTGGTGGGTGTGCGGATCCTGTGCGACGACATGCGTGACTGTTACGCGGCCGTCGGGGTGGTGCACTCGCTGTGGCAGCCGATGGCGGGCCGGTTCAAGGACTACATCGCCCAGCCGCGCTACGGGGTGTACCAGTCGCTGCACACCACGGTGGTCGGCCCGGAGGGCAAGCCGCTGGAGGTGCAGATCCGCACCAACGAGATGCACGACACCGCGGAGTTCGGTATCGCGGCGCACTGGCGGTACAAGGAGGCCAAGGGCCGCAACGGTTTACCGGCCGGCCACACCGCCGCCGAGATCGACGAGATGGCCTGGATGCGCCAACTCCTGGACTGGCAGCGGGAAGCCGCGGACCCGGGGGAGTTCCTGGAGTCGCTGCGCTACGACCTGGCCGTCCAGGAGATCTTCGTGTTCACCCCGAAGGGGGACGTCGTCACACTGCCCACCGGGTCCACCCCGGTGGACTTCGCCTACGCGGTGCACACCGAGGTCGGGCACCGCTGCATCGGTGCGCGGGTCAACGGCCGGCTGGTGGCGCTGGAACGCAAGCTCGAAAACGGGGACCAGGTCGAGGTTTTCACCTCCAAGGCCACCACGGCGGGTCCGTCGCGGGACTGGCAGACGTTCGTGGTGTCCCCGCGCGCCAAGGCCAAGATCCGGCAGTGGTTCGCCAAGGAACGCCGCGAGGAGGCACTGGAGGCCGGTAAGGACGCCATCGCCCGCGAGGTGCGCCGCGGCGGACTTCCGTTGCAGCGCCTGCTCAATGCCGAGTCGATGACGGCGCTGGCGCGCGAGCTGCACTACGCCGACGTGTCGGCGCTGTACACCGCCGTCGGTGAGGGCCACATCTCGGCGCGGCACGTGGTGCAACGCCTGGTGGCCCAGCTGGGCGGCGACGACGAGGCCGAGGACGAGATCGCCGAGCGGTCCACGCCGGCCACCATGCCGGTGCGGCAGCGCACCTCCGACGACGTCGGCGTCTCGGTGCCGGGCGCGGTCGGGGTGCTGACCAAACTGGCCAAGTGCTGCACGCCGGTGCCCGGCGACAGCATCCTCGGGTTCGTCACTCGCGGCGGCGGGGTGAGCGTGCACCGCACCGACTGCACCAATGCGGCGTCGCTGCAGCAGCAGTCCGAGCGCATCATCGAGGTGCACTGGGCGCCGTCACCGTCGTCGGTGTTCCTGGTGGCCATCCAGGTGGAGGCGCTCGACCGGCACCGGCTGCTGTCCGATGTCACCCGGGTGCTCGCCGACGAGAAGGTGAACATCCTGTCGGCGTCGGTGACGACGTCCAACGACCGGGTGGCGATCAGCCGGTTCACCTTCGAGATGGGCGATCCCAAGCACCTGGGTCACGTGCTGAACGTGGTGCGCAACGTGGAGGGTGTGTACGACGTCTACCGGGTGACGTCAGCGGCCTGA
- the secF gene encoding protein translocase subunit SecF codes for MAAKHSTDSSDVETGAVEAPALDAAESSNLPHHSFFVRLYTGTGAFEVIGKRKMWFIISGLIVAVALAAILLRGFTFGIDFEGGTKVSMPVDGAKGQATAEQVETVYGKALGHAPESVVLVGNGASATVQIRTETLSNADTEKLRVALFDAFEPKGSDGKPSKQAISDSAVSSTWGGQITKKALIALVVFLVIVSIYITVRYERYMAISALAAMFFDIIVTAGVYALVGFEVTPATVIGLLTILGFSIYDTVIVFDKVEENTHGFEHTTRRTFAEQANLAVNQTFMRSINTSLISLLPILALIVVAVWLLGVGTLKDLALVQLVGIIVGTYSSIYFATPLLVTMRERTDLVRTHTRRVLRRRAAAAGGGPAKGVVEDSVSAVEDADDTATVTTPAPDKPVPGARPARPNRPSGKRRR; via the coding sequence ATGGCTGCCAAACACAGCACTGACAGCAGCGACGTGGAGACCGGCGCCGTCGAGGCGCCGGCCCTGGACGCGGCCGAATCGTCGAACCTGCCGCACCACAGCTTCTTCGTCCGGCTCTACACGGGCACCGGTGCCTTCGAGGTCATCGGCAAGCGCAAGATGTGGTTCATCATCAGCGGCCTCATCGTCGCCGTCGCGCTCGCCGCGATCCTGCTGCGCGGCTTCACCTTCGGCATCGACTTCGAGGGCGGCACCAAGGTGTCCATGCCCGTCGACGGCGCCAAGGGACAGGCGACCGCCGAGCAGGTCGAAACGGTGTACGGCAAGGCGCTGGGCCACGCCCCGGAATCGGTGGTGCTCGTCGGCAACGGCGCGTCGGCCACCGTGCAGATCCGCACCGAGACGCTGAGCAATGCCGACACCGAGAAGCTGCGGGTGGCGCTGTTCGACGCGTTCGAGCCCAAGGGTTCCGACGGCAAGCCCAGCAAGCAGGCCATCAGTGATTCGGCCGTGTCGTCGACCTGGGGCGGCCAGATCACCAAGAAGGCGCTGATCGCGCTGGTGGTGTTCCTGGTGATCGTCTCCATCTACATCACCGTGCGCTACGAGAGGTACATGGCCATCTCGGCGCTGGCGGCCATGTTCTTCGACATCATCGTCACCGCGGGCGTGTACGCGCTGGTCGGTTTCGAGGTCACACCGGCCACCGTCATCGGTCTGCTCACCATCCTGGGCTTCTCGATCTACGACACCGTCATCGTGTTCGACAAGGTCGAGGAGAACACCCACGGGTTCGAGCACACCACCCGGCGCACGTTCGCCGAGCAGGCCAACCTCGCGGTGAACCAGACCTTCATGCGGTCGATCAACACCAGCCTCATCTCGCTGCTGCCGATCCTCGCCCTCATCGTGGTGGCGGTCTGGCTGCTCGGTGTCGGCACGCTGAAGGACCTGGCGCTGGTGCAGCTGGTCGGCATCATCGTCGGTACCTACTCGTCGATCTACTTCGCCACCCCGCTGCTGGTGACGATGCGGGAGCGCACCGATCTGGTGCGCACCCACACCAGGCGCGTGCTGCGCCGGCGTGCCGCGGCCGCCGGTGGTGGGCCCGCCAAGGGTGTCGTCGAGGACTCCGTCAGCGCCGTCGAGGACGCCGACGACACGGCCACCGTGACCACCCCGGCACCGGACAAGCCCGTTCCCGGGGCACGTCCGGCCCGGCCGAACCGACCGTCGGGCAAGCGGCGTCGCTAG
- a CDS encoding adenine phosphoribosyltransferase, protein MSDAAAVIAELTRNVADFPQPGIQFKDLTPVLADARGLAVVTDALAEAADGADLIAGIDARGFLLGAAVALKLGTGVLAVRKGGKLPPPVHAERYDLEYGSATLEIPADGIDMTGRRVLVIDDVLATGGTLAAAARLLERSGAHVTGAAVVLELSGLDGRCAVQPLRVTSLTTV, encoded by the coding sequence ATGTCTGACGCCGCGGCCGTGATCGCCGAGTTGACCCGCAACGTCGCCGACTTCCCACAGCCGGGCATCCAATTCAAGGACCTCACCCCGGTGCTGGCCGATGCGCGCGGGCTGGCCGTGGTCACCGACGCGCTGGCCGAGGCGGCCGACGGCGCCGACCTGATCGCCGGTATCGACGCCCGCGGATTCCTGCTCGGTGCCGCGGTGGCGCTGAAGCTGGGTACCGGCGTGCTGGCGGTGCGCAAGGGCGGGAAGCTACCGCCGCCGGTGCACGCCGAGCGCTACGACCTGGAGTACGGTTCGGCCACCCTGGAGATTCCGGCCGACGGTATCGACATGACCGGCCGGCGCGTGCTGGTGATCGACGACGTGCTGGCGACCGGCGGGACGCTGGCCGCGGCGGCCCGGCTGCTGGAACGCAGCGGGGCGCACGTCACCGGGGCCGCGGTGGTGCTGGAACTCTCGGGGCTCGATGGACGTTGCGCGGTACAGCCGTTGAGGGTCACCAGCCTGACCACGGTGTGA